The Seleniivibrio woodruffii genome window below encodes:
- the murA gene encoding UDP-N-acetylglucosamine 1-carboxyvinyltransferase, with protein sequence MDKLVIEGGRELSGTIRISGAKNAALPILSAVILADGEYNISEAPELVDIATMLKLLNEFGISSERTGKSVKINSQYNHEGYIAPYELVKTMRASVLALGPLLARKGRAKVSLPGGCAIGERPVDLHLKALEAMGAKIVVEHGYIYAECPKLKGAIINFDIVTVTGTENIMMAACLADGETVLRNAAQEPEVVDLARFLKKMGARITGEGTSEIRIMGVEKLYSTDYAIMPDRIEAGTFICCVGAAGGSVEITNVPVDVMRTTLDKIAETGLQIDRINSTTIRVTKTKPLVSTDVSTAPYPGFPTDMQAQFMSLMTVGNGFSVVTENIFENRFMHVAELKRMGADIKLKDKSAMIRGVKGLTGAPVMASDLRASASLVIAALMADGKTEISRLYHLDRGYEDFVEKLSGAGASLARVKE encoded by the coding sequence TTGGACAAACTTGTAATAGAAGGCGGCCGTGAACTCAGCGGCACAATACGCATCAGCGGCGCAAAGAATGCCGCACTTCCCATCCTCTCCGCAGTTATTCTGGCAGACGGAGAATACAACATCAGTGAAGCTCCCGAACTTGTTGACATCGCAACAATGCTGAAACTGCTGAACGAGTTCGGAATATCTTCCGAACGCACAGGCAAGTCGGTTAAAATAAACAGCCAGTACAACCATGAAGGCTACATAGCTCCCTATGAGCTTGTTAAAACAATGAGAGCCAGCGTGCTTGCTCTGGGGCCGCTTCTGGCCAGAAAGGGCAGGGCGAAGGTATCTCTGCCGGGCGGATGCGCAATAGGCGAGCGTCCTGTTGACCTCCACCTGAAAGCACTGGAAGCCATGGGCGCAAAGATAGTCGTTGAACACGGCTACATCTATGCGGAATGCCCCAAGCTGAAAGGCGCAATAATCAACTTTGACATAGTAACGGTGACAGGCACCGAAAACATAATGATGGCGGCATGCCTTGCAGATGGCGAAACTGTTCTGCGCAACGCCGCACAGGAACCCGAGGTTGTTGATCTTGCACGCTTCCTTAAAAAGATGGGCGCAAGGATAACCGGAGAGGGAACCAGCGAAATCCGCATAATGGGCGTTGAAAAGCTTTACAGCACAGATTACGCCATCATGCCCGACCGTATCGAGGCCGGAACCTTCATCTGCTGTGTGGGTGCTGCGGGCGGCAGTGTTGAGATAACCAACGTGCCCGTGGACGTTATGCGCACCACTCTGGACAAAATAGCCGAAACAGGCCTCCAGATCGACAGAATAAACAGCACCACAATCAGGGTTACAAAAACAAAACCACTTGTTTCCACAGACGTTTCAACAGCTCCCTATCCCGGCTTTCCCACAGACATGCAGGCGCAGTTCATGAGCCTTATGACAGTGGGCAACGGGTTCTCTGTGGTAACCGAGAACATATTCGAAAACAGATTCATGCACGTTGCCGAGCTTAAGCGTATGGGAGCCGACATCAAGCTGAAAGACAAATCAGCAATGATAAGAGGCGTTAAGGGACTCACGGGAGCACCTGTTATGGCTTCCGACCTGCGTGCCAGCGCCAGCCTTGTTATAGCTGCGCTGATGGCCGACGGCAAAACCGAAATATCAAGACTTTATCACCTCGACAGAGGCTACGAGGACTTTGTCGAAAAACTGAGCGGGGCCGGAGCCAGCCTTGCAAGGGTTAAGGAATAA
- the hisG gene encoding ATP phosphoribosyltransferase, translating to MRTDDCINVALPKGRLAEDTVELFLKKGITREGVVDFNSRMLTFHDEVNNIKFMMVRNMDVSTYVKHGAADIGVVGKDILLESAADVYEYLDLGFGYCRLCVAGLKDSDHSYRHDMVVATKYPSLTKNFFAGKGVFVETIKLYGSIELSPIVGLSDFIVDLVSTGQTLKKNGLVEVETMLESTARLIGNKSMAKVKYQRIREILEVVESA from the coding sequence ATGAGAACTGACGACTGCATAAACGTTGCCCTGCCCAAAGGCAGGCTTGCTGAGGATACCGTTGAGCTTTTCCTTAAAAAAGGGATAACCAGAGAAGGGGTTGTGGATTTCAACTCCCGCATGCTCACCTTCCACGACGAAGTGAACAACATCAAGTTCATGATGGTTAGAAATATGGACGTCTCCACCTACGTCAAACACGGCGCAGCCGACATCGGCGTTGTGGGCAAGGACATCCTGCTGGAATCCGCCGCAGACGTTTATGAATACCTCGATCTGGGATTCGGCTATTGCCGTCTCTGTGTTGCCGGACTGAAAGACAGCGACCACTCATATCGCCACGATATGGTGGTGGCAACAAAATATCCCTCCCTCACAAAGAACTTTTTTGCGGGAAAGGGTGTCTTTGTTGAGACAATAAAACTTTACGGTTCAATAGAGCTCTCGCCCATAGTCGGGCTTTCGGATTTCATTGTCGACCTTGTGTCCACAGGCCAGACCCTTAAAAAGAACGGTCTGGTGGAGGTTGAAACAATGCTGGAATCCACCGCACGCCTCATAGGCAACAAGAGCATGGCGAAAGTGAAGTATCAGAGAATCAGGGAAATACTGGAAGTTGTGGAGTCGGCATGA